One stretch of Thermanaerosceptrum fracticalcis DNA includes these proteins:
- the gcvH gene encoding glycine cleavage system protein GcvH, with amino-acid sequence MYPSHLKYTREHEWISIEGDKAVIGITDYAQKALGDVVFVELPELERRVEAGEAFGVVESVKAVSDINAPCSGIITAVNEALLDSPELINQDPYGDGWIIEMEISELSEDLLSAEEYEDLIAREAE; translated from the coding sequence ATGTATCCCAGTCATTTGAAGTATACCAGGGAACATGAATGGATCAGTATTGAAGGAGATAAGGCTGTCATAGGGATAACCGATTATGCCCAAAAAGCTCTTGGTGATGTAGTATTCGTAGAATTACCTGAACTGGAAAGAAGGGTGGAAGCGGGCGAAGCTTTTGGTGTGGTAGAATCCGTTAAAGCAGTTTCGGACATCAATGCGCCTTGCTCAGGCATTATCACAGCCGTCAATGAAGCTCTTCTCGACAGCCCGGAATTAATCAACCAAGATCCCTATGGCGATGGCTGGATCATCGAAATGGAAATTTCCGAGTTATCTGAGGACTTGCTAAGCGCTGAGGAATATGAGGATTTAATCGCCCGGGAGGCTGAGTAG
- the gcvPA gene encoding aminomethyl-transferring glycine dehydrogenase subunit GcvPA: protein MHYLPHTPEQVDAMLKSIGVQSTDELFRDIPESIRLKQPLSLPQGLSENAAWRNLQELAGKNKHAGQYICFLGAGAYEHYQPRAVSHLLSRSEFYTAYTPYQPEISQGTLQAIFEYQTMICELTGMDAANASVYDGATALAEASLMAAEATRRNQMLVSSAIHPEYRATMETYLHGRGISLELTPYWGGLTCQDALGKKINKEVAAVVIQYPNFFGSIENLQQFAEIAHAAGALLIVCADPVSLGVLESPGKLGADIVVGEGQSLGLPLSFGGPYLGFMAAKEKYMRRLPGRIVGKTVDRLGREGFVLTLQAREQHIRREKASSNICSNQALCALSATLYLSLLGPGGLEQVGNQCLQKSHYAKTLLSKIEGVTIPFQVPTFKEFVVKTEESPESINRRLWEAGILGGLDLGRYYPELTNHILLCVTEVRTKEEIDKLARVWGDNV from the coding sequence ATGCACTATCTTCCTCATACGCCTGAGCAGGTTGACGCCATGCTAAAAAGTATTGGTGTGCAATCCACCGACGAACTTTTTCGGGATATTCCGGAAAGCATACGTCTTAAGCAACCCCTTTCCTTACCCCAGGGCCTTTCCGAAAATGCAGCCTGGCGGAATCTCCAGGAGTTAGCCGGTAAGAATAAGCATGCCGGCCAATATATCTGTTTTCTAGGGGCAGGAGCTTATGAGCATTACCAGCCCAGGGCCGTTAGCCATCTCCTGTCACGATCCGAATTTTATACAGCCTATACGCCTTATCAGCCGGAAATTAGCCAGGGAACGCTTCAGGCCATCTTTGAATATCAAACCATGATTTGTGAATTAACGGGAATGGACGCGGCCAATGCCTCGGTCTATGATGGGGCTACTGCTTTGGCTGAAGCCTCTTTAATGGCGGCGGAAGCAACCCGCAGGAATCAGATGCTGGTAAGTAGCGCTATCCATCCCGAATACCGTGCTACCATGGAGACATACCTCCATGGCCGGGGAATTAGCCTGGAACTAACCCCCTACTGGGGAGGCCTGACCTGCCAGGATGCCTTGGGTAAAAAAATAAACAAGGAAGTGGCTGCGGTAGTCATCCAGTATCCTAATTTTTTTGGCAGTATTGAGAACCTTCAGCAATTTGCCGAAATTGCCCATGCTGCAGGCGCCCTTCTCATTGTGTGTGCGGACCCCGTATCCTTAGGAGTACTGGAAAGTCCGGGTAAATTAGGTGCCGATATTGTTGTGGGGGAAGGACAGAGCCTGGGGCTGCCTCTCAGTTTTGGTGGTCCCTATCTGGGTTTTATGGCTGCTAAGGAAAAATACATGCGCCGTTTACCAGGCAGGATCGTAGGAAAAACTGTGGACCGCCTGGGCAGAGAAGGTTTTGTCTTGACTTTACAGGCCCGGGAACAGCATATCCGCCGGGAAAAAGCCAGCTCTAATATTTGTTCTAACCAGGCCCTTTGTGCTTTATCTGCCACCTTATACCTTTCGTTACTGGGACCCGGAGGACTGGAACAGGTTGGAAATCAGTGCTTACAGAAAAGCCATTACGCCAAAACTCTTCTAAGTAAAATAGAAGGTGTCACTATTCCCTTCCAAGTTCCGACTTTTAAGGAATTTGTAGTGAAAACAGAGGAATCCCCGGAGAGCATTAACCGTCGTCTTTGGGAGGCAGGTATTTTGGGGGGCTTGGATTTGGGAAGATATTATCCTGAATTAACCAATCATATCCTGCTGTGCGTAACGGAAGTGCGTACTAAAGAAGAAATTGACAAACTTGCCCGGGTTTGGGGTGATAATGTATGA
- the gcvPB gene encoding aminomethyl-transferring glycine dehydrogenase subunit GcvPB: MMEKLIFTKSVAGRKEDYLPELDLPAVDISELLPPQLKRGERPHIPELSEIDVVRHYTRLSRLNYGVDTGFYPLGSCTMKYNPKINEDAANLPGFSQLHPYQPEEYTQGALELMYTTQQYLAEIAGMDAFTLQPAAGAHGEFTGLLIIMAHHAARGDHKRTKVIVPDSSHGTNPATAALCGCSIVQIPSNEDGSVNLEALRAAVGEDTAALMLTNPSTLGLFETQILEIARIVHEAGGLLYYDGANMNAIMGYARPGDMGFDVVHLNLHKTFSTPHGGGGPGSGPVGVKAFLEPYLPKPVVARKEENGTYYLDYDRPHSIGKVKAFYGNFGVVVKAYTYLIMMGREGLKEVSEKAVLNANYLMSLLSPTYHQPFSGPCKHEFIITPKTLKETGIHTMDIAKRLIDYGFHPPTVYFPLIVEEALMIEPTETENKETLDEFAKTLLKIAEEAKVNPGLLQEAPHITPVSRLDEAAAARKPVLRWRPGSGE, encoded by the coding sequence ATGATGGAAAAATTGATATTTACCAAGAGTGTCGCCGGCAGGAAGGAAGATTATCTCCCTGAATTAGACCTGCCTGCTGTAGATATATCCGAACTTTTGCCACCTCAACTGAAGAGAGGAGAAAGACCCCACATACCTGAGCTTTCGGAAATAGATGTGGTACGTCATTATACCCGTTTATCCCGGCTTAACTATGGGGTGGATACAGGATTTTATCCCCTGGGCAGTTGTACGATGAAATATAATCCCAAAATCAATGAAGATGCTGCCAATTTACCTGGATTCAGCCAGCTTCATCCATACCAGCCCGAGGAATATACCCAAGGCGCCCTGGAGCTGATGTATACTACTCAGCAGTATTTAGCCGAAATTGCCGGGATGGATGCTTTTACTCTCCAGCCTGCGGCGGGAGCCCATGGGGAATTTACCGGGTTACTGATCATCATGGCCCATCACGCCGCCAGGGGAGACCATAAACGGACCAAAGTCATCGTTCCCGATTCCTCCCACGGTACTAACCCGGCTACGGCAGCTTTATGCGGCTGCAGTATTGTGCAGATACCCTCTAATGAAGACGGCAGTGTGAACCTTGAGGCTTTACGGGCAGCTGTAGGCGAGGATACGGCGGCATTGATGCTTACTAATCCCAGCACCTTAGGGCTCTTTGAAACGCAGATCCTGGAGATTGCGCGCATCGTGCATGAGGCGGGAGGGTTATTGTACTATGACGGGGCCAATATGAACGCGATCATGGGCTATGCCCGTCCTGGCGATATGGGCTTTGATGTGGTACATTTAAACCTGCATAAGACCTTTTCCACACCCCACGGCGGCGGAGGACCCGGTTCTGGACCGGTAGGCGTCAAGGCTTTCCTGGAGCCTTACCTGCCCAAACCGGTGGTGGCGAGAAAGGAAGAAAACGGTACTTACTACTTGGATTATGATAGACCCCATTCCATTGGTAAAGTGAAAGCTTTTTACGGCAATTTCGGTGTTGTGGTAAAAGCCTATACTTATTTAATCATGATGGGGCGTGAGGGGTTAAAAGAAGTCAGCGAAAAAGCCGTTTTAAATGCCAATTATCTAATGAGCCTTTTGAGCCCTACTTACCATCAACCCTTCAGCGGGCCCTGTAAACACGAATTCATCATTACGCCCAAAACCCTGAAGGAAACCGGGATTCACACCATGGACATTGCGAAACGCCTCATCGATTACGGTTTTCACCCGCCTACTGTTTATTTCCCGCTCATCGTGGAAGAAGCCTTAATGATCGAACCTACGGAGACAGAAAATAAGGAGACACTGGATGAATTTGCAAAAACTTTATTAAAAATTGCCGAAGAGGCAAAGGTAAATCCGGGACTGCTCCAGGAAGCACCCCACATAACTCCTGTCAGCCGTTTGGATGAAGCGGCCGCCGCCCGTAAACCGGTCCTCAGGTGGCGACCGGGGAGCGGGGAGTAG
- a CDS encoding HAD family hydrolase, translating into MNRAVFFSGPGTVYAYTVKEGSEQVLEVYPETLPALRFLRRRGFCLVLITSDRQEFKNFLNCFKYKTLELSHWNGEMEELNRLLSEKDIDLKESCLITDGPYLKLLENMGCRILLVLTGKGVCTLNSLDLSEGPGVIDICKNIYSAAFSIALN; encoded by the coding sequence ATGAATAGGGCAGTCTTTTTTTCCGGTCCTGGAACTGTATATGCATATACTGTTAAAGAGGGAAGCGAGCAGGTTTTAGAAGTTTATCCGGAAACATTGCCAGCCTTAAGATTCTTGAGGCGGAGGGGGTTTTGCCTGGTCTTAATAACGTCTGACCGGCAGGAATTCAAAAATTTCCTCAACTGTTTTAAGTATAAGACTTTAGAACTCTCTCACTGGAATGGGGAAATGGAGGAGTTAAACCGGCTCCTCTCGGAAAAAGATATAGATCTAAAAGAAAGTTGTTTGATCACTGACGGTCCCTATCTTAAGCTGCTGGAAAATATGGGCTGCAGGATTTTGCTCGTTCTTACAGGTAAAGGTGTTTGTACTCTTAATTCTCTTGATTTAAGCGAGGGACCTGGTGTAATAGACATATGTAAAAACATCTATTCGGCTGCCTTCAGTATTGCGTTAAATTAG
- a CDS encoding IS1634 family transposase, with the protein MKKWYSLIDKVYRMDNLEKAYKAVKANNGAPGVDGETVEAFGQNLQERLSQLQHELKTGIYEPQPVLRVEIPKADGSKRPLGIPTVRDRIVQQALLNILQPIFEPDFHPSSYGYRPGRSCHQAVAKAEMFINKYGLNHVVDMDLSKCFDRLDHELILEGVNRKISDGSILKLIKKFLTVGVMKDGAWEETDLGSPQGGLCKALHNPPYAKKVVMQSKPVQSLKYKRADRQRLIDKAHRLLEQPSSIKASNKRGGKRFIKHISENDQYFLDEKAIANDERVDGYYAIQTSLHDLTPEAVLDAYHTLWKIEESFRIMKSTLEVRPIFHWTEKRIKGHFVICFLAFLLERTLEFRLKEHQLSISPAQIQEALSSLLFTEIEINGQRFLVKMKPSDNANKILRILRIAPPKNMLPIEEAGEFTW; encoded by the coding sequence TTGAAGAAATGGTATAGCCTAATAGACAAAGTATACCGGATGGACAACCTGGAAAAAGCATACAAAGCCGTTAAAGCCAACAATGGCGCCCCCGGAGTAGACGGGGAGACCGTGGAAGCCTTCGGCCAAAATCTGCAAGAAAGGTTAAGCCAACTTCAACACGAACTCAAGACCGGCATTTACGAACCCCAACCGGTACTGCGGGTAGAAATACCCAAAGCGGACGGCAGTAAACGCCCGCTAGGTATACCTACAGTCAGGGACCGGATAGTCCAACAAGCCCTCCTAAACATCCTACAACCAATCTTTGAACCCGACTTTCACCCGTCAAGCTATGGATATAGACCTGGGCGCTCCTGTCACCAGGCAGTAGCCAAGGCAGAGATGTTCATAAACAAATATGGACTGAATCATGTTGTAGACATGGACCTATCCAAATGCTTTGACCGGCTGGACCATGAACTAATCCTGGAAGGAGTCAACCGTAAAATCAGTGACGGAAGCATCCTGAAACTGATAAAGAAATTTCTGACTGTTGGAGTAATGAAAGACGGAGCATGGGAAGAAACAGACTTGGGGAGCCCGCAAGGCGGATTATGCAAAGCTTTGCATAATCCGCCTTATGCAAAGAAAGTAGTTATGCAAAGTAAACCTGTCCAATCCTTGAAATATAAGCGGGCTGACCGGCAACGGTTGATTGATAAGGCCCATCGTCTCTTGGAACAACCAAGCTCTATCAAGGCCAGCAACAAGCGTGGAGGCAAACGTTTCATTAAACATATCAGCGAAAACGACCAATACTTTCTTGATGAAAAGGCCATTGCCAACGATGAGCGGGTTGACGGTTACTATGCCATTCAGACCAGTTTACATGATCTGACTCCGGAAGCTGTGCTTGACGCATATCATACTCTCTGGAAAATCGAAGAGTCTTTCCGCATCATGAAGAGCACATTGGAAGTACGTCCCATCTTTCATTGGACTGAAAAGCGCATAAAGGGCCATTTTGTTATTTGTTTCCTGGCTTTCTTACTCGAAAGGACCTTAGAATTCCGCTTAAAAGAACATCAACTTTCTATTAGTCCAGCTCAAATTCAGGAAGCTTTGAGTTCACTGTTGTTTACAGAAATAGAGATAAATGGACAAAGGTTTTTAGTAAAGATGAAACCGAGTGATAATGCCAATAAAATCTTAAGAATATTACGCATTGCCCCACCGAAGAACATGCTGCCTATTGAGGAGGCAGGAGAGTTCACATGGTAG
- a CDS encoding GntR family transcriptional regulator: MDTKISKPLPLYQMGYDKIKNFIISGTLSPGQRLTDNQLAELLGISRTPVREAVRMLCREGLLKSDDGIVTVYEPTPKDLGETYSVRAALEGLAISIVIARGVHLKLADQLEEIINISLEEEKNKNYAKVAECNKIIHCSIIEASQNQLISEQMEAINSKMALFRRLSLSHHKNLLISINEHQELVKSLRTGSIIECRRLWEMHIVQAGYRLFLDLLHNDTFNENDYKPIGDYLKVMVKIFDKDVIDIIP, from the coding sequence ATGGATACCAAAATTTCTAAACCATTACCCCTGTATCAGATGGGCTATGATAAAATTAAGAATTTTATTATATCGGGTACCCTCAGCCCAGGACAAAGATTGACAGATAATCAATTAGCAGAACTTTTGGGTATTAGTAGAACCCCTGTCAGAGAAGCAGTTAGAATGCTGTGTAGAGAAGGACTTCTTAAAAGCGATGACGGCATTGTCACTGTATACGAACCAACACCAAAAGATTTAGGCGAGACCTATTCGGTACGTGCTGCCCTAGAAGGATTAGCCATATCCATAGTGATTGCACGGGGTGTACATCTAAAACTGGCTGATCAACTGGAAGAAATAATAAACATAAGTCTGGAAGAGGAAAAAAATAAAAATTACGCAAAAGTTGCAGAGTGTAATAAAATCATCCATTGTAGTATTATTGAAGCAAGCCAAAATCAACTTATATCTGAACAAATGGAAGCAATAAATTCGAAGATGGCCCTTTTTAGGCGTTTGTCGCTTTCTCATCATAAGAATCTCCTTATCTCAATTAATGAACATCAAGAGTTAGTCAAAAGTTTACGGACCGGAAGTATTATAGAGTGTAGAAGACTTTGGGAAATGCATATAGTTCAAGCCGGCTATAGGTTGTTTTTAGACTTGCTTCATAATGACACATTTAATGAAAATGATTATAAACCTATAGGTGATTACCTCAAAGTTATGGTAAAAATATTTGATAAAGACGTTATAGATATTATTCCATAA
- a CDS encoding mandelate racemase/muconate lactonizing enzyme family protein, translated as MRITNVEAISLIVPIENSIKAPISIPHADELEKIVFKEYRVTLVKIDTDEGITGYGECMVRLAPTATRDIVEYVKPLLIGKDPMDTEYIWELLFGTMMNRGHFQGFYIEAISGIDVALWDIKGKALNVPVYTLLGGNSHPKIWAYASSIRFRGMETMLKTAETFVEKGFTAMKIKIGQGYKTDVMAVEAVRKHVGDDITLMVDANCGYDVKTALKIGRELENYNITWFEEPISPMDYDGYRRLSESLDVPIAAGEAHFLRYGIKDLIEKGKVDIIQPNVCRAGGFTECLKIHGLSSSYDVPYLTHTGSSSAVCIAASLQIAAAFSDCFIFEHMQSDWSKDQRNPLRWDLTPLPIKSFSNGFIELEDKPGIGVEINEDVIKKYRV; from the coding sequence ATGAGAATAACTAATGTTGAGGCCATTAGTCTTATTGTACCTATTGAAAACTCTATCAAAGCGCCAATTAGTATTCCTCATGCAGACGAACTAGAAAAGATAGTATTCAAGGAATATCGTGTCACACTGGTGAAAATTGACACTGATGAAGGCATTACCGGTTATGGGGAATGTATGGTCCGTTTGGCTCCAACAGCTACGAGGGATATTGTGGAGTACGTCAAGCCGTTGCTCATCGGAAAAGATCCTATGGATACAGAGTATATATGGGAATTACTATTTGGCACCATGATGAACCGTGGTCATTTTCAAGGGTTTTATATTGAAGCAATTAGTGGAATTGATGTAGCATTATGGGATATTAAAGGTAAGGCATTAAATGTTCCCGTCTATACCCTGCTTGGAGGGAATAGTCATCCGAAAATCTGGGCTTATGCTTCCTCTATCAGGTTCAGAGGAATGGAAACTATGCTGAAAACGGCTGAGACCTTTGTGGAAAAAGGTTTTACTGCAATGAAGATAAAAATCGGACAGGGATATAAAACTGATGTGATGGCGGTGGAGGCGGTAAGAAAACACGTTGGTGATGACATAACTTTAATGGTGGATGCCAACTGTGGATATGATGTAAAAACGGCCCTAAAAATAGGTAGAGAACTAGAAAATTATAATATAACCTGGTTTGAGGAACCTATATCCCCTATGGATTATGACGGATACCGCCGGTTGTCAGAAAGCCTGGATGTTCCAATTGCAGCAGGTGAAGCACATTTCCTAAGATATGGGATTAAAGATTTGATTGAAAAAGGTAAAGTAGATATTATACAGCCCAACGTTTGCAGAGCGGGCGGCTTTACAGAGTGTCTGAAAATACATGGGCTAAGCAGCTCTTATGATGTACCGTATTTAACCCATACAGGAAGTTCATCGGCAGTTTGTATTGCAGCATCGCTTCAAATAGCAGCAGCATTTTCTGACTGTTTTATCTTTGAACATATGCAAAGCGACTGGTCAAAGGATCAAAGAAACCCACTGCGTTGGGATTTAACGCCGTTGCCCATCAAGTCCTTCAGTAATGGATTTATTGAACTAGAAGATAAGCCGGGTATAGGTGTTGAAATCAATGAGGACGTGATTAAAAAATATCGGGTTTGA
- a CDS encoding iron-containing alcohol dehydrogenase, whose protein sequence is MFVFDKGFDFDAKLNIRFRPGAVKEIGKELKKMGFKKALVVTDPGVLKAGLHNGLIKSLVDENIEYETFSDVEPNPRDISVEKAAKLAKELQIDVVIGIGGGSSLDTAKGVGFLLTNPGRIKDYNGKDKVKNEPIPIIAIPTTAGTGSEVTANAAITDAEDHVKMSVRSPKIIPSLAVLDPELLATLPQKVAAYSSMDALIHAIESYLSRGANAFSDFFNLKAIELISKYIRPFCAEPSNIEAAGNMLIGSMLAGLGISNTGTGNAHALGRALGGEYDMAHGLACSVVFPHVMKFNAVSQPDKYVDIAKAMGLITDGLTKKQIAEKVVEEIFALMDDLKIEKNLNTLNVKKESFERMAQVAISNVKPNPRKTTLEDLVQLFNDAY, encoded by the coding sequence ATGTTTGTGTTTGATAAAGGATTTGATTTTGATGCAAAGCTGAATATTAGATTCCGACCTGGTGCTGTAAAAGAAATTGGAAAAGAACTAAAAAAAATGGGCTTCAAAAAGGCCCTGGTTGTGACGGATCCTGGTGTCCTTAAGGCAGGATTACATAATGGCTTAATCAAATCGCTGGTGGATGAGAACATCGAATATGAAACATTTTCAGATGTTGAGCCTAACCCAAGAGATATCTCCGTAGAAAAAGCGGCTAAGTTAGCCAAGGAGTTACAGATAGATGTGGTAATTGGCATCGGGGGAGGAAGCTCATTAGATACAGCCAAAGGTGTAGGATTTCTGTTAACCAATCCGGGGCGAATTAAAGATTATAATGGCAAGGATAAAGTTAAAAATGAGCCCATACCTATTATTGCTATTCCCACAACGGCGGGGACAGGCAGTGAAGTAACTGCCAATGCTGCGATTACAGATGCCGAGGATCATGTTAAAATGTCGGTTCGCTCTCCTAAAATAATACCCTCATTAGCCGTACTTGATCCCGAACTCCTGGCCACATTACCGCAAAAAGTGGCAGCATACAGCAGCATGGATGCCTTAATTCATGCTATTGAGAGTTATTTATCGAGGGGCGCCAATGCTTTCAGCGACTTTTTTAACTTAAAGGCTATTGAATTAATCAGTAAATACATTAGACCTTTTTGTGCTGAGCCTTCAAATATTGAAGCGGCAGGAAATATGCTTATCGGCAGTATGTTAGCAGGATTAGGCATCAGTAATACCGGTACTGGCAATGCTCATGCTTTAGGAAGGGCCTTAGGCGGCGAATATGACATGGCCCACGGGCTAGCATGTTCTGTTGTGTTTCCACATGTTATGAAATTTAACGCAGTATCCCAACCGGATAAATACGTAGATATTGCTAAGGCTATGGGATTAATTACTGATGGTTTAACTAAAAAACAAATAGCTGAAAAAGTCGTTGAAGAAATTTTTGCTTTAATGGATGATCTTAAGATTGAGAAAAATCTTAACACACTAAATGTTAAAAAAGAAAGCTTTGAAAGGATGGCTCAAGTAGCTATCAGTAATGTCAAACCTAATCCTAGAAAAACCACACTAGAAGACTTGGTACAATTATTTAATGACGCTTATTAA
- a CDS encoding TAXI family TRAP transporter solute-binding subunit: MKSKKVKLVAIFLSLVILLTIGCSTQEAKNKEENSKKDWPKGVTIGSSSMGGIYYVWAGAWSKIMMEQLKIPFSVEVSAGGVDNAKLVNDGKVDFGLAADGIVYAGLNGTEWAKGTKYENIRAIFPMYPGYFQWHTLSKIPIKSIHDMNGKRVVPGPAGSSADSYWRMIFEFFNIKPQISNAGYADATSLMQDGMIDAIGLAPTGVPHPSTAELATTHDVRIIGVSKDDIQKLQKQYPYMSVGQIPAGTYKGMNEPVDTIVIWNVMMANKNVSEDLVYHVVKATFENHEKLVAAHPSAKDTLAENIKYIKVPLHLGAIKYYKERGITIPNEAYPPEYKK; encoded by the coding sequence GTGAAGTCAAAAAAGGTTAAACTAGTAGCTATATTTTTAAGCTTGGTGATATTGTTAACAATTGGTTGTAGTACGCAAGAAGCAAAAAATAAAGAGGAGAATAGCAAAAAAGATTGGCCTAAAGGTGTTACAATCGGTTCATCTTCAATGGGGGGAATCTATTATGTATGGGCCGGAGCCTGGTCTAAAATTATGATGGAACAGTTAAAAATTCCTTTTTCCGTTGAAGTTAGTGCTGGTGGCGTAGATAATGCAAAGTTAGTTAATGACGGTAAGGTTGACTTCGGTCTAGCTGCTGATGGTATTGTGTATGCAGGTCTTAACGGTACAGAATGGGCGAAAGGAACTAAATATGAAAATATCAGAGCCATCTTTCCGATGTATCCTGGTTATTTCCAATGGCACACCTTATCTAAGATACCTATTAAGAGTATTCATGACATGAATGGAAAACGTGTAGTTCCTGGACCTGCGGGAAGTTCCGCTGATTCTTACTGGAGAATGATTTTTGAATTCTTTAATATTAAACCGCAAATAAGTAATGCCGGTTATGCTGATGCAACATCATTAATGCAAGATGGAATGATCGATGCAATCGGCTTAGCACCAACAGGTGTTCCTCACCCCAGTACAGCAGAGTTGGCTACGACCCATGATGTACGCATCATCGGTGTAAGTAAAGATGACATTCAGAAATTACAAAAACAATACCCCTATATGAGTGTGGGGCAGATTCCAGCCGGTACTTATAAAGGGATGAACGAACCCGTAGATACTATTGTAATTTGGAACGTGATGATGGCCAATAAAAACGTATCAGAGGATTTAGTTTACCATGTAGTTAAGGCCACTTTTGAAAATCATGAGAAATTAGTAGCTGCTCATCCTTCTGCGAAAGATACCCTCGCTGAAAACATTAAATATATTAAAGTACCTCTCCATCTGGGAGCGATTAAATATTATAAAGAAAGAGGTATTACTATACCAAACGAGGCCTATCCACCCGAATACAAAAAATAA